Below is a window of Spirochaetae bacterium HGW-Spirochaetae-1 DNA.
TTTCCTCCCCTGATGTCATCGCGTTCCTTGGAGCGGTACGTGTCTGCCGAAACCGATTCGAGAATTTCCATAAGCCGGATCAGGTTGTCTTTTACGGACCTGCCGGTGTAACCTTCACCGGCAAGGACCTTCCTGGCATGCTCCCATTGCCCGTCGTCTGTCGCATCGCCATATATTCCCTTGAGAGAAGTCGCGCTTTTTCCTGCAGTCATCGCTGTAATGCGTTCCAGCATGCGCATGAGGGCATAATATTCGATATACAGCTCGTATGATTCGATCCCCGTTTTCCTCTTCTCCTCCGTCAGATAATTTTTGCCGAGCCCGGGAATATCACTGTCGGTGTATATTTCCCTTTCGGCAGCTGCTCCTCTCAGTCTGTTCCGCGCAGCGATCATGAGGTCGATGATGGCAGGCCTGAATACGGAGAATTCAAATTCCGATCGGCGGGCCTTGTTTCTCTTTTTATACTTGCCTTCATTCCTTCTCACTGAGTAGATGTTTTGTGAGAGGACCCAGCCGGGAAAGATCTCGTTGTACGATGGGGAAATATCCGCAATCAGCCTTGCGGGTTTATTGACCAGGGAAAAGGGAAATTCAAGCCTCTGGGGCAGCGTGTCAACTCCCGTGGCGATAATGGAATAGGGGGCCCCGGTAAAGTCCGAGGGGAACTTGATGTTCGATCCCAGGCCGAAAAAGAGTCCTTCGCCGCAGAAGATTTCCTGGTCCGGTGATTTTGATGTGTGATTGGAGCCGATATTGGCGCCGTAAGCCACATTGCCTTTTCCTTCGGGCCATATCCCGGCAATGAGCATGGACTGGTGATGGAAGCCGACAAAAGGTCCCAGCAGGCACGAAGTCACTTCACCCTCGGCCACGCCCGAGTTCGGGCCGATTATGCTCATGGTGACCTTGCCGTGGCGCTCTACGTGGGAATGTTCGCAGAGTACGGACTTGTCGACGATGGCCATGGATGTGACCTCGCTCCCCCACTGTACGCAGCTGTCCTTTAGCCAGGCACCGTGGCTGATCTCCGTCTTCTCTTCCGGCGTTGCCAGGATGGTGCAGTTTTTGATCAATACGGCACCATTGATGACGGCATGATCGCCGATAAAGGCGTCTTCAATAGTGCCGGTATTTTTGATGACGGCTTTTTCCCCGATATATCCCAGGGGCGCTGAGCACCGGGAAAGATACTCATCGGTGAAATCCTTGTAAGCCTTTAACAGGTCTTTGTCGGAGCGATTCCGGGCTATGGTTTCGGCAACGGGAATGGTAAGGTCGGCGTAGGATACTATGTCCCTTCCGCCCGTTTCATTGCCCACGGCTATCTCGATGCCGTTACCGAAAGTGCATGTTCCCGATGCCGATATAGACCCGTTACCGATAAGCATTGCGCTGTCGCGCACAACGCAATTGGCAAGAACGCCCGTGTCATGTATGATACACCCATTGCCGATTTCCGAATCGACAACCGTACTGCGGTAAATTCCAGCAGGAAGGCCCCAGGGGCCGTCTTTTGCCGGCCCGGTACCGTCAAATTTACCGAGGCGGCATTTCCCGTAAAAGGAGCTGTTGAATATCCCCGTGGTCATGAAATCTTCAACAACGAGGATGGCGTTCCAGTCATGGGATATGTTCCCCTGCTTCTGCAATTGCCCAATTTCTTCATCGAGCAGGTTCCGTACGTTGTTCCTGAAAAGCCTGCTTTTGAATTGATCGTTCTTTAAAGCCGCGACGCTTTTAAGGAATGACGATGTTTCTAAAACATTGCCCGTGAGTTTTTTCAATTTATTTGTCATGGCTTGTCTTCACTCATTTTTAATATTAACGACCTATTTTTTTCTGCACCAGCTGTTTGTTGTCGCGGACCCAGTTGTAATATTCCGTGCGCGTGAGCATGGATGCCGCTTCCTGGTCAAGGACAACCGTGGCATGGCAATGGAGCTGCAGGGCCGATGCCGTTATCATCGACGTAACGGGTCCCTCGATGAACTTCGCACAGACCTCGGCCTTTTTTTTGCCGTTGGCGATGAGGAGAATCTTTCTTGCCTCCAGTATAGTACCGACGCCCATGGTAATGGCGAAACGCGGAACATCTTCTTTTTTGTCAAAGAACCGCGCGTTGTCATCGATGGTTTCCTTGTATAAAGCCTTTACCCGCGTGCGGCTTGCGAAGGAGGACCCGGGCTCGTTGAAGGCGATATGGCCGTCGCGGCCGATGCCGAGGATCTGGAGATCGATGCCGCCGGACTCGCGGATTTTCTTTTCATACCATTCACAGAAAATTTCCGGGTCATTTGTATTACCCTGGGGTACAAATACTTTTGACGGATTGATATTCACATGTTCGAAGAGATTTTCTTTCATGAAATAATTGTAGCTGTTTTCGTTAAGGGGGGCCAGGCCGATATATTCATCGAGGTTGAATGTTGTTATCTTGGAAAAGTCAAGCCCCTCCTGGTTGTAAATTTTTACCAGTTCATTGTAGGTGCCCACGGGCGTGTCTCCCGTGGCCAGGCCCAGGGTGAGATCATGTTTTTTTCTGATTTCACCGGCTATGATCGTTGCCGAAATTCTGCTCATTTCATCATAATTTTTCGCAATTATTATTTCCATAGATATTCACTCCATATATTTATTTTTATGAATAATTATGAGTTCCCATAAAGCTGAATACTGATAGTATTTATCCGGAGTCAGGATAGAAGTCAAATCATTTATTGGCCAGGGCATATCCGTGTCGTACATATGCTATTAATCGCGTCTGTATGACACGGATATACCTTTTTCAATTGATAATGATTGACTTTTCCCGTGAGTTCAAATACTGCAATTCAGTGTAATCATCTACTGTTTTATACCGGGAGGAACATCATGGAATACGGCGAATTATTGAAAAATCGCAGGTCAATCCGCAATTTTACCGACAGGTCAGTGACCGAGGCGTTACTGATGGATATTATCACGGAAAGCACTCTGGCGCCAAACGCGAGTCATGCCCAGCAATGGCGTTTTGTCATAGTCAATAACAAAGATATGATGAAACGAATATCAGATGAGAGCAAGAAAAACATTCTTCAGCGGATCATGGAAAATCCCGAAGACACGGCTCACCGGTACGAGGCGGTGCTGCGTAATGAGAACTACAATGTATTTTACAACGCTCCTGCTTTAATAATAATATGTGGCCCGGTGGATTACCGGAATACCATGGTTGACTGCGCCCTCTGTGCCGGATATCTCATGAATGCCGCCGTGGTCCGGGGACTGGGCACCTGCTGGGTCAATCTGGGTTTCGATGTGAGGGATCCCGGGCTCCGTAGCGAGCTTGGTCTCTTCGATGATATGAAGATCGTGGCCCCGATTATTATCGGGTATCCCGAATCCATACCACCGGTGCGCCGCCGGGAACCCCCGGTGGTATTGAAAATAATACGGTAATGAAGTGGCAGCATTGACAAACCGGATGTACGGTATTATTAGTTCCAATATGCAACTAATAATACGTGTAAAAATTAAATGAATTGGTGCTGAAAATGATAAAAAAATTCCGGCCTCCGCTCTCCCCGCGATTATTGCTATTGACATGTGCGCTGTGACATTGTATCTTTATCTGGTGCCTCACCAAATTATATCAATAATACCGTGGAGAGTCTTCTCATGAAAGTAAAAAAAATATCGTTACTGCTGGCAGCAGTATGCGTTGCCGTCGGCCTTATGGCAGAGGCGAAAAATTATCCCGTCCTCAACCAGTTCCCTGATGAGCCATTCTATCTACAGAATGTTCACAGCGGCATGGTTCTCACCCTCAAGGACGGCAACCTGGTTGTAAATAATAACTGGAAGCGGAGTGAGCAGAAATGGCA
It encodes the following:
- the nagB gene encoding glucosamine-6-phosphate deaminase yields the protein MEIIIAKNYDEMSRISATIIAGEIRKKHDLTLGLATGDTPVGTYNELVKIYNQEGLDFSKITTFNLDEYIGLAPLNENSYNYFMKENLFEHVNINPSKVFVPQGNTNDPEIFCEWYEKKIRESGGIDLQILGIGRDGHIAFNEPGSSFASRTRVKALYKETIDDNARFFDKKEDVPRFAITMGVGTILEARKILLIANGKKKAEVCAKFIEGPVTSMITASALQLHCHATVVLDQEAASMLTRTEYYNWVRDNKQLVQKKIGR
- a CDS encoding nitroreductase family protein is translated as MEYGELLKNRRSIRNFTDRSVTEALLMDIITESTLAPNASHAQQWRFVIVNNKDMMKRISDESKKNILQRIMENPEDTAHRYEAVLRNENYNVFYNAPALIIICGPVDYRNTMVDCALCAGYLMNAAVVRGLGTCWVNLGFDVRDPGLRSELGLFDDMKIVAPIIIGYPESIPPVRRREPPVVLKIIR